Proteins co-encoded in one Stomoxys calcitrans chromosome 5, idStoCalc2.1, whole genome shotgun sequence genomic window:
- the LOC131997879 gene encoding girdin-like — MPIPVTSPASKATGIKKVSNTLSLKKPNTSDQTSKVSPSNTSTPRSPKRTRNSNSTNPPGKRPHGSMSQSNMLQQKANPTKPPAAGNNRAASVNPANANYRMATTTIRPSVTAANKIPAIKTNLKKMVSTAGDKITLESLEEQLKDQQNEFLKKIEALKHSSHAAQLEGKEYQLMGLVFNNECEPMLKDMKIGKLTEKLDENSANALKEKLIKNMNEGFAKLKDKLNREGDSGDDLKLKEIQDSNVKAILDLVDAISNSYKDETMQEVTNMEKLKKELEDYKNSLKIMQENYSELCGKHAIELLALEKDIQSKCLATFEQKEQLINELQKKLEKSEKQIVDLQSHWEYQKNEDFCQKKNLEEELQNAQERFKEFQLKFKAIENDLSLQHKQVEQKNNIIEKLQTELKDLQAIIHEQTLKPENDIEISQLKQTIETLQEEKSSLEEQNKHLIEDYNNSLTEAKEYCRELCSKHKDELLAVNEVIKSESLAVLEQKEEEIKELQKLLKINEGKIAELQSTLAENENITNELKNNNEKFQKLEDNFKALEKDLSLRSQEVNQKNGMIQKLQKELKVLQSSMEQQTLKYENDKETPKFLKKITTMNQQIQKLMEENSVLEKKNQELVEDISKNKDLTLKLETAQNRLKGLQQELNDIKKLNESKDNKIELTKLRQSENEKDRHIAKLNAQLSKSLAKIYELEMQLQRNQQLLEVRSQLIDSLQENEANHRLHMGEKIVEMGEKNNTIAEEVHTLNEKIYAKQLEFTEQQHIIKLLEENNKRSQIMRIKQEEKMSRMTEDIAHLQKIIEIYQANLLNANTNLILKQQALMPPNNRMEMETYDINENFYHYTDQRKRKRQIAINVKTYEA; from the exons atgcct ATCCCTGTAACAAGTCCCGCCTCGAAAGCAACCGGAATTAAGAAAGTG TCTAATACCTTAAGCTTGAAAAAACCCAATACTTCCGACCAGACTTCGAAAGTATCTCCATCAAATACTTCGACACCGAGAAGTCCTAAACGTACTCGGAATTCAAACTCAACCAATCCGCCTGGGAAAAGGCCCCATGGATCAATGTCTCAATCAAATATGCTGCAACAAAAGGCAAATCCAACGAAACCACCTGCAGCCGGAAATAATCGAGCAGCGAGTGTGAATCCAGCGAATGCCAATTATCGAATGG CCACCACTACTATTCGCCCGAGTGTTACTGCAGCCAACAAAATCCCAGCaatcaaaacaaatttgaaaaaaatggtaTCCACAGCAGGTGACAAAATTACCTTAGAGTCCTTGGAAGAACAATTAAAGGATCAACAAAACgagtttcttaaaaaaatagaaGCCCTGAAACACTCTTCCCATGCCGCTCAACTGGAAGGTAAAGAATATCAACTCATGGGCTTGGTATTCAATAATGAATGCGAGCCTATGCTAAAAGATATGAAAATAGGAAAATTAACTGAAAAACTTG ATGAAAATTCTGCTAATGCCTTGAAGGAGAagttaattaaaaatatgaatGAAGGCTTTGCCAAACTCAAAGACAAACTAAATCGAGAAGGAGACTCGGGAGATGATTTGAAATTAAAGGAGATACAG GACTCAAATGTAAAGGCAATATTGGATCTAGTCGATGCTATTAGCAATTCTTACAAGGATGAAACAATGCAGGAGGTGACAAATATGGAGAAACTTAAGAAGGAATTAGAG GATTATAAAAATTCTCTTAAAATTATGCAAGAAAATTATTCAGAGCTTTGTGGAAAGCATGCAATTGAGTTACTGGCGCTAGAAAAGGATATACAATCGAAATGCCTTGCAACGTTTGAACAAAAGGAGCAATTAATAAATGAG CTTCAAAAGAAACTTGAAAAAAGCGAAAAGCAAATCGTTGATCTACAATCTCATTGGGAGTACCAGAAAAACGAAGATTTCTGTCAAAAGAAGAATTTGGAAGAAGAACTACAAAATGCACAGGAAAG ATTTAAAGAATTTCAACTAAAATTTAAAGCCATCGAAAACGATCTAAGCCTTCAACACAAGCAAGTGGAGCAGAAGAATAATATAATTGAGAAACTGCAGACAGAGTTAAAGGACTTACAGGCCATCATACATGAACAAACTTTGAAACCGGAGAATGATATTGAAATCTCACAGTTGAAGCAAACAATTGAAACCCTACAAGAGGAGAAGTCTTCTTTGGAAGAACAAAATAAACATTTGATTGAG GATTACAATAACTCCCTCACTGAGGCAAAAGAATATTGCAGAGAGTTATGCAGTAAGCATAAAGACGAGTTACTAGCAGTTAATGAAGTCATCAAATCAGAATCTCTTGCGGTTCTTGAACAAAAAGAGGAAGAAATCAAAGAA ctaCAAAAGTTACTTAAAATCAATGAAGGAAAAATTGCAGAACTCCAATCAACTTTGGCTGAAAACGAGAATATAACCAACGAGCTTAAAAACAACAATGAAAA ATTTCAGAAACTTGAAGACAATTTTAAAGCCCTGGAGAAAGACCTAAGTCTTCGATCTCAAGAGGTCAACCAGAAGAATGGCATGATTCAAAAGTTGCAGAAGGAATTGAAGGTCTTACAAAGCAGCATGGAACAACAAACTTTGAAATATGAAAACGATAAAGAAACtcccaaatttttaaagaaaatcacCACAATGAATCAACAAATTCAAAAGTTAATGGAGGAAAATTCTGTGTTGGAGAAGAAGAATCAGGAATTGGTTGAG gatatatctaaaaacaaggaTTTAACACTCAAACTGGAAACTGCACAAAATCGCCTTAA GGGCTTGCAGCAGGAGTTAAAtgacatcaaaaaattaaatgaatccAAAGATAATAAAATTGAG CTAACAAAACTACGCCAATCAGAGAATGAAAAGGATCGCCATATAGCAAAACTCAATGCTCAGCTATCCAAATCCCTTGCCAAAATATATGAATTGGAGATGCAATTGCAGCGCAATCAACAGCTGCTGGAAGTTCGCAGCCAATTAATTGACTCGCTGCAAGAAAACGAGGCCAATCATCGCTTGCACATGGGCGAAAAGATAGTGGAAATGGGTGAGAAGAATAACACCATTGCCGAG GAGGTACATACTCTCAATGAGAAAATCTATGCCAAACAATTGGAGTTCACCGAGCAACAGCATATCATCAAATTGTTAGAGGAGAACAACAAACGTAGCCAAATCATGCGCATTAAGCAAGAGGAGAAAATGTCACGCATGACAGaggatattgcccatttgcagaAGATCAT tgaaatttatcAAGCCAACCTTTTGAATGCCAATaccaatttaattttgaaacaaCAGGCCCTTATGCCCCCTAACAATCGGATGGAGATGGAAACCTATGACATTAATGAGAACTTTTACCATTACACGGACCAACGTAAACGCAAACGTCAAATCGCTATAAATGTCAAAACATATGAAGCTTAA